ACGGAGCAGCTGGGAGGGCGCGAAGGTCGTGGGAGCGAGTCTCGCCGACGCCCCTGACTGCGTGTTGGACCACCTCGCCGAGACGTTTCGCAGCGCTGCGGCCGACGACGGCGCGGTCCTCACCGGCCTGACGGCCTACCTGCGGCAACAGCGGGCCGAGGAAAGGGCGGCGGTCGACGACACGCTTGCGGCCACCGGGGAGGAGCTGAAGCGCTTGGAGGAGTTGCTCAAGGAGGTCCGCCTGGTCCGGAACACCGTCCTGACCCGGGTCCTCAGCTGGACCGACGGGCGGGACGACGAGATGATCGCCCGTCTCGCGGCGATGTCCCCCGTCGCCGTGGCCGAGTGGCGGGAGCGGCTCACCGCCGACCGGAGTGTCCGAGCGGAGGCGTGAGAGGTTGCCCGGAGAGCCGGCCCGCAGGCGGGCCGGCGACGTTCGGGTCCGAAGTCGTCGAGGCGTTGCCCCGGCCTCATGAGAGGGCGGCCAGTGCCTGCGCGGCGAGCATCCGTTCCAGGGCCAGGAGGGCGCGCGGGGCGTGCCGGGTGTCGATGCGGACCGTGTAGATGAAGCGTGTCAGCTCCGGGTCGGCGAGGGGGCGTGCCACGACCTGGGTGCTACCCGGGGGGAGGGCCAGCCGCGGCATGACGGCGACGCACAGGCCGGCGGCCACGAAGCCCAGCACGGTGTTGAAGTCGTCGCCGTCGTATTCCAGGCGAGCCTGGAAGCCCGGTGTCTTGGCCATCTGAGCGAGCAGTTCCAGGCGCAACGCGGCCTCCGGAGCTGCGATCCACGTCTCGGACGCGAGGCCGGCCAGGTCGATGACGTCCCGGTGGGCGAGGTGGTGGTCGGCCGGGACGACCGCCACGACCGGGTCCCGTGCGACCAGCGTTCGGCGCAGCGTCCGGGGCGGTGGCATCGGGATGAAGTCGTAGTCGTAACTGAGGGCCAGGTCCATGTCTCCCCGCTTGAGCCGGCTGTAGCCGGCTTCGGGCTCCACTTGGGAGAGGCTGACCTGCACATCGGGATAGGTCGCGTGAAGCTCTGCCAGCGCCTGCGGGACGATGCCGGCGGCGGCGGAGGCGAAGGCGCCGAGCCTGATCCGTCCGGCCGTACCCGCGCGCATGGCGTCGAGTTCCACGGACGCCGCCGCCAGTGCGCTTCGGACGCGCTGTTCGGCGTCGAGGAGGACCATGCCGCCCGGGGTGGCGCGCACCGGGCGGCGCTCGATCAGGATGAGGCCGGCGCGGCGTTCGAGTTCGGCGATCTGTTGCGAGACGGCGGGCGCGCTGTAGCCCAGCTCGCGTGCGGCGGCGTTGAAGGAGCGGTGGCGGACGACTGCTTCGAGGGTGGCGAGCAACCGGGGGTCGAGTCTCTGCACGGAGTTAAGGCTCACTTATCTGTCGCGAAGATGTCTTTTCTTGTGCTTAAGCATGAACGGCAGCAGGATTCTTGCTCGCGGCCCGGATGCGCAAGCCTCCGCCCCCGGGTCCGCGCCCCACCATCTCCGTCGTCGGGCGCGTTCGTGCGCCCGCGGGGCCGTGCACCCCCTCTTCCGCAGCCCTCCTGACCCCGCGTCCGTCGGGCGGGTGGGCCGCGGAGGAGACGGCCGTCGAGGATCGACTCCCGCCCCTGAAAGGAAGTGGTATGCCCAAGCCACTCATCGGACTGACCACCTACCTCGCCGACGCTCAGTGGGGGGAGTGGGAGCTGCCCGCCGCGCTGCTGCCCGCGGCGTACATCAGCTGTCTCCAGGCGGCGGGCGGCCGCGTGGTCCTGCTGCCGCCGGACGCGCCGGAGGCCGCGGCCGATGTCGTCGCACGCCTGGACGCGATCGTCCTGACCAGCGGCGAGGACGTGGATCCCGCGCTGTACGGGGCGCGGCCGCATCCGTGCACGGGGCCGCCGGTGCACGAGCGCGACCGGTGGGAGTGGGCCGTGCTGACCGAGGCTCTCACGCGTGACATGCCGGTGCTGGGAGTATGTCGCGGAATGCAGTTGATGAACGTGCACGCAGGCGGAACCCTGATCCAGCACCTCCCCGAAACCGTGGGTCACCACGGGCACAACCTGCACGGCGGCCACTTCTCCCCCCATGCCGTCACCACGGTGCCGGGGACGCGGATCGGCGCGCTCCTTCCGGGGACCCGCCAGGTCGCGACGCACCACCATCAGGCGGTGGAGTCCCTCGGGGCCGGCTTGATCGTGGGCGCCCGCACGGCGGACGGCACCATCGAGGCGATCGAGAGCACCCGGCACCGCTTCGTGGTCGGCGTTCAGTGGCACCCCGAAATGGCTTTCGATTCGGCGGTGGTGCACGCCCTGGTGGCTGCTGCCGGGGCCACGTCGAACCCGGCTCCCGATCGCACCGCCGAGAGCAAGGCGCGCGCGCGGCGGAGTGCACCGGACGTCGTTTCGTCTAGCCCGGTGTCTTGACACCACTGCGCTCCGACCCGGAAGATCACCCCGTGAACCTGTCAGACAGCCAGACAGGTGGGGCGATCCCGCGGCGCGTCAGCGCGATGGAAGCGGTGTTCGGCCACCTGCGCAGCGCCATCGAACGCGGTCAGTACGCCGTGGGGGACAAACTCCCCTCGGAAGCAGAGCTGTGCCGGACCCTGGAGGTCAGCCGGCCCGTGCTGCGGGAGGCACTCCGTGCCCTGCAAGCCATGGGCCTGACGGTCT
The sequence above is drawn from the Streptomyces kaniharaensis genome and encodes:
- a CDS encoding LysR family transcriptional regulator is translated as MQRLDPRLLATLEAVVRHRSFNAAARELGYSAPAVSQQIAELERRAGLILIERRPVRATPGGMVLLDAEQRVRSALAAASVELDAMRAGTAGRIRLGAFASAAAGIVPQALAELHATYPDVQVSLSQVEPEAGYSRLKRGDMDLALSYDYDFIPMPPPRTLRRTLVARDPVVAVVPADHHLAHRDVIDLAGLASETWIAAPEAALRLELLAQMAKTPGFQARLEYDGDDFNTVLGFVAAGLCVAVMPRLALPPGSTQVVARPLADPELTRFIYTVRIDTRHAPRALLALERMLAAQALAALS
- a CDS encoding gamma-glutamyl-gamma-aminobutyrate hydrolase family protein, with the translated sequence MPKPLIGLTTYLADAQWGEWELPAALLPAAYISCLQAAGGRVVLLPPDAPEAAADVVARLDAIVLTSGEDVDPALYGARPHPCTGPPVHERDRWEWAVLTEALTRDMPVLGVCRGMQLMNVHAGGTLIQHLPETVGHHGHNLHGGHFSPHAVTTVPGTRIGALLPGTRQVATHHHQAVESLGAGLIVGARTADGTIEAIESTRHRFVVGVQWHPEMAFDSAVVHALVAAAGATSNPAPDRTAESKARARRSAPDVVSSSPVS